TCTGCGACAGCTTCAGCTGACTGCACACCTTCTCCAGCTTGTCCAGCTCAAGCCGCCACTTACGCACCCACACCTCGGGACATTGTTGCACCAGGTGCGGGCCCATTGTGATCAGCATTTCCCGAGATACAACAACATTCTCATTCAGCTGCAGAGGCTTGTAGAGCTGATCTGCCTCCTCGCTTGACCCGAGCTCAGCCGTGAGAATCTCGTAAATCTTCCCATCTTCCTCCAAAATACGCTCGTTCAGCAGCGACCAGCCGTTCGCCAGCAGCCACTCGCGCACCGCATCCTCGCCCACGTTCGGCTGCAGCACAAGCCTCTTGACGCCCTCGAGCTTCGCCTTGCCGGCCTCCAGTATAGAGGCGATCAGCACGCCGCCCATGCCAGCGATCGTAATGACGTCGACCTCGCTCCGCTCGATGACGGCCAAGCCGTCGCCGAGCCGAACATCGATGACATGTGCGAGACCAGCGAACCGAACCTGCTTGGAAGCCGCCTCGAACGGTCCGGCGTTCACCTCGCCGGCTACCCCTTTCACAATCGTGCCCTGCTCTGCCAGATACGATGGCAGCAACGCGTGATCCGAGCCGATATCCGCCAATCGACTTCCTTGGGGCACCTCCTGTGCAATCCACTCCAACCGCTTCGATAATTGAATCAAGATCCCATCACCCATTTCGTCCACTTCGTCCGATACATAAACAAGTACGCCGCTTGCACACATAGCTTCGCGAGCAGTACCCATTGTACGGTCTCTTCTCCGTACTGTTCGGCATACAGCATAGCATACAATTCCGGCATGTACCAAACGATGTTGCCGAGCGCGAAAAATACAAAGCCGAGCTGACGGCTTCGATCATGAATGAGCCACGACAGCCAGCAAAATAAAATGGCAAGAGGCACCCAGCTCACCTCAAGCGTGACCCAGCTGATCGTATCGAGCTGATGATGCAGCAACCAACCATAACAAAACACGAGACTCACCCAACCGCACAGCTGGAATAAAGCAAGCCTCGCAGCAACACCGGTCACCATCCAGATCACACTCGTCAAAAACACATAGCCGACCATCAGCACAGGCTCCTCATAGCCGTGAAGCTTCAGCATGTAGACGCCGATAAACAGCAGAAATAAAGAGGCCATGCCCAGTATGATCTGAGCAGCCATCGGCTCCTTCTGCCGCTTCGCACCTCCGAAGGCGTAGCACGTTACAAGAAAGGCGAGAGACACCCCTATTTGCATTGGAATTTCAAAAGCGTTAAAATTAAGAGCAGTAAAGGAAATAACGATGGCAGCGAGCAATAGTAGTGACCATATTTTCCAGCTGCTGTTAACGATTTGTGAAGACGACATTCCAAGAAGGCGGCCAGGTGATTCCAGCTTCGGCTTCTCCAAGCCTTCCGTTACATATAAGTTAAGTAAGAAATCACAATATTGCTCTGGCAGCAAACGGCTTCGACGCCAGTGCTCGATCTCATGGATCATCATGATTTTTTTCTTATCATCCATCAGCCGCCACCCCCAAGACTCATGCTAGTAGTTAAAAAATTAGACCTTACTGCAGCGATTCGCAGAAAGGTCTAATCCATGCGTCCACCGCCAAAGTAGCGCCGCACTACACGCGTCATTAGCGTCTATTCGAGAAAATCCTTCAACCGCTTGCTTCGGCTCGGATGACGAAGCTTCCGCAGCGCCTTCGCCTCAATCTGTCGAATACGCTCACGTGTGACTCCGAACACTTTGCCTACTTCTTCCAGCGTCCTTGTACGGCCGTCATCGAGTCCGAAGCGTAGACGAAGCACGTTCTCCTCACGCTCGGTCAACGTATCCAGCACATCCTCCAGCTGTTCCTTCAGAAGCTCATAAGCAGCTGCATCGGCTGGTGCCAGTGCCTCTTGATCTTCGATGAAGTCGCCCAGATGCGAATCGTCCTCTTCACCGATCGGCGTTTCAAGCGATACCGGCTCCTGCGCGATTTTCATAATTTCACGAACCTTATCGGTGCTCAGGTCCATTTCCTTCGCAATTTCCTCCGGTGTCGGTTCACGCCCAAGCTCCTGCAGGAGCTGCCGCGACACGCGAATGAGCTTATTGATCGTCTCTACCATGTGCACAGGAATACGGATCGTTCTCGCTTGGTCCGCGATCGCACGGGTAATGGCCTGACGAATCCACCAGGTTGCATATGTACTGAACTTATAGCCCTTCGTATGGTCGAACTTCTCAACCGCCTTGATCAAGCCCATGTTGCCCTCTTGAATGAGATCGAGGAACAGCATGCCGCGTCCAACATAACGCTTCGCTATGCTGACGACAAGTCGCAGGTTCGCTTCGGCCAATCGACGCTTCGCTTCCTCATCCCCGAGCTCAATGCGCTTCGCGAGGTCTACCTCATCCTCGGCAGACAGAAGCGGCACACGGCCGATTTCCTTCAAGTACATCCGAACCGGATCGTTGATCTTGATGCCCGGCGGCAGGGACAGGTCATCATCGAATTGGAAATCGTCATGCTCCATCGGACCCATCTCATGCTCTTCATCCGACTCGTTGCCGACATCGATGCCCATCTCCTGAAGATGCTCGAAGAATTCGTCGATTTGCTCCGGATCTTGATCGAAAGGAGCCAGCTTTTCCATAATTTCCTTGTACGTAATGGCCGAACGTTTCTTTCCTTGTTCGATTAATTGGTCTTTTACCTGCTCTAACGTCAACTCGGTCTCTATTTCAGTGCGTTGATCGTTCGCCATAAATCCAACTCCCTCCTCCTTGGAGCAGTCCTCTGATGGACCGGCTATCATGATGACTTCAGCTGCTTCTCCAAGGAAATGATTTCACTTGCCAGCTTCAGAGCGGTCGGGATATCTCCCGAGCGTTCTGCTTGTTTCACTTGCTCTCTCTTCGCTTCGAGCTCTTGCACGAGAGGGTACTTCTTTATTTCGCGGATGTAATCGTCAATGACGGCTTCATTCACGCCATTGCGATTATCTATTAAGGTTAAGGAGCTCGCCAAGCTCTCTAGCTTGTCATCTTGAAGCATTCCGATGAACATGCTTGCATTCGGTTCGTAGCCTTGCGCGTAATAAGCGTACAGGTAAGCAGCAATTGCCGCATGCTCCTCTACATTAAAGCCGTCTCCGAGCTGTTTTTCCACGTACTGGGCGACCTCTTGATCCTGAATCATAACCGCAAGCAGCTGCTTTTCGGCAAACTGATATGCAGGAATGATCGCAGGAGACTGTGTTCGGGGCCTCCCGTTATTCCTAACATTATTCCACGGATTAGGTTTATTATCCCCTTGTGCTTCCTTTTTTTCCGCTTGTAGCCTGATTTCATTCAACGCTTGCATAGCGGTATCGAAGGAATAACGAAACTCCGTGGTCAGCTCCTTTACGTAGTGCTCTCGTTCAATCGGCGACGCAAGACCTGCGATAACCCGAAGTGCCTGCTGTATGTATCGTAGCCTCTCCCCATCCTCCTGCATCTTATAGTTTCTGCGAAAATATAGAAGCTTATATTTGATCGATGGTACAGCGGGATCCATAATCTCGCGTACAAATCGTTCAGAACCGTATTTGCCAATATACTCGTCAGGGTCCATACCGCTTGGCAGCAGTGCGATTCTAACCTGACAGCCTGCATTCTCCAGCAGCGGAATGCTCTTGTAAGCTGCCGCTTGCCCGGCTGAGTCGCCGTCGTATACAACGACAACGCGCTCGGCCAATCTTCGGATCTGCTCCGCATGCTCCGGCGTCAGTGCCGTTCCCATCGTAGCAACGCCGTTGTGTACGCCTGCATCCCATGAGCGAATAACGTCAAGATAGCCTTCGAACAGAGCCAGCTCCTGCGTTTTGCGTATCTGAGGTCTTGCTGCGTGCATGTTGTACAGCGTCCTGCTCTTGTGGAACAGCATCGATTCGGGACTGTTTAAATATTTGGGCTGCCCGTCACCCATCAATCGTCCACCGAAGGCGACCGTCTGCCCCTTCCAGTCCCGTATGGGAAAAATAACCCGATCGCGAAACTTATCCACATAGCCAGTGCCGTCCTGCTTAGCGGATATAAGACCGCCTTGCTCCATGAGCGTTAGCGGAAACTGCTTCTTCTCCAGCAAGTTCACCAGCGTATCCCAGCGCTGCGGCGCGTAGCCGAGCCCGAACGCCTCCATCAGCTTATCGCTAAGCCCGCGGTTGCGTAAATATTGCTTGGCCGCCTTCCCCTGCTCGGTGTTATGCAGGATGTACTGGTACAGCTTCTCCGCCAGCTCATATGCCTCGAGCAGCTTCGTCCGATCCTTGTTCTCCTTCGTCTCTGGGCCGTCTGTAGCAAGTCCGAATTGAACATCCAAACTCGCCTCCTCCGCCAGCTTCCGAATCGCTTGCCCGTAGGACAATCCCTCAATATCGGCGACGAACCCGATTACATTCCCACCGGCTTGGCAGCCGTAGCAATGATAGATCTGCTTCTCCGGTGTGACGGTGAACGAAGCCGTTTTCTCCGAGTGGAAAGGACACAGTCCCTTCATATAATGTCCCTGCTTCGTCAAGTGGACGTATTTGCCAACGACCTCGACGATGTCGTGAGCCTTCAGCACTGCGTCGACGACGGGCTGCGGAATGCGTCCGTTACTCATCCTATCCACCTACAATTCCATTAACACGTATAACTATTCGCTATGTCGTGTGATTTTCCTGCAACCTCGACAAAAGTTTTGTCAAAGATTGTAGAAATATTTGTCGATCTTGCTCGGTGAACGGCTTCGGCCCCTTCGTATACTTCCCCCCGCGCCTCAGCCTCGCTTGCTCATGTCGGCGCTCAAGCAAGAAATCAATCGACTTATCTTGATACAACTGTCCTCTGTTAGACATCGCATAAGCCCGCTTGCCCAAAGCCAATGCGGCAAGTCCAAAGTCCTGCGTAACGAGCACATCTCCAGGGCTTACCTTATTCGCGATATACAGATCAGCCGACTGGCTTGACCGGTCAACCTGCACGATCTGCACCCCTTCCTCCGGCTGCAGCCGGTGATCGAAGGAGGCAACCATAAGGACGGGAACGCCGTGTAGCGCCGCAGCTTGCCGAATTTCTGGCTTAACCGGGCACGCATCGGCGTCAACCATTATTTTGAACATATGCTTATACCTGCCGGGTTGAAGGATTGACGTGCGAAACTACCGTAATATTATATACGATGAATTTACAAAAAATCCTGCTTCCTCTCTAAAACAACAGCTACCGCGAACGCATAAGATCGATGATCATGCTCGCTGTTTCCTCCACCGCTTTATTCGACACATCAATAACGGTACAGCCGATTTTGCTCATAATCGTATCGGCGAACGCAAGCTCCTTCAGTATGCGCTCCGTGTTCGCGTAGGTGGCGTTGCCTGGCAAGCCAAGAGTCTTCAGTCTTTCTGTTCGTATCATATTCAGCTTATGGGGATCAATTCGAAGACCGATCATTTTTTTGGGAGAAACGGTGAACAGTTGATCTGGCGGCGCGATCTCGGGCACGAGTGGCACATTCGCGACCTTGTACTTCTTATGGGCCAAATACATGGAGAGAGGTGTCTTCGAGGTACGGGATACGCCTACCAGCACGATATCTGCCTGCAGCACACCGTTAAAGTCCCGGCCGTCATCGTATTTAACTGCGAATTCGATCGCCTCGACTTTGCGGAAATAGTCTTCATCCAGTCGGTGAATCATACCAGGACGGTGACTGGCCTCCTGATTGAACGAATGCTCTAGCGCACGAATTACGGGGCCAAGCAGATCGACATACGGAATGCCGTTCTTCTCTGCCTCTTGGATTAAATAATCGCGAAGCTCAGGAATAACGAGCGTAAAGACGATCGTCCCTCCACGAAGCTTGACCGCCTGCATGAGTATATCAATGTCTGCACGCCCTTTGATAAAGGGTGACCTGCGAATATCAGCCTCTAGCGGCTCGAACTGGACGGTAGCGGCTCGAACGACGGCTTCGCCCGTATCGCCAGCCGAGTCGGAGGCCACAAAAACAACCGGCTTAAGCGCCCCTGAATTGCTCATAGATGGAAAGCCTCCTATTGTGATCTAACACGAAGAAAAGCTCCAGGATTGGAGCCAAATGGTGGAGTAAAACTCATATTATATCACATTATAATAGCATTGTGTCAAAAACATGTCAATTTCTCACAAGTCGTATTTATACAGCTGGTCTAGAAAATCTCTGGACTTCAGCTTGATCGCAATGTGCGTATCGAAATAAGTTCGCATCATCGTCTTCAAAAGTGCCTTCGTTTCCGGCTTCACATCAATCTGACCGAGCCGGCGCACATCGAGCTGCTGGAATAAGCGCAGCAGCTTCAGTGCACCGGGCGTCAGACGAACGGCCTCCGGCTCACGCAGGCGACAGCTCTCGCATAGGATGCCACCCAAGTTGCTGCTGAACGTAACCGCTTCCGAATGACCCCGACATAGCACACATTGCTCGAGCTCGGGAGCGTAGCCAGCCTGCATGAACATTTTCATCTCATACAGGTGGAGTACGATCTGCATATCTTTCCCGTCCCTCAATGCGGCTAGGCTCCCCTTTAGCTGCTCGAACATGTAAGGATGCCCCTCATGGTCTCCGAACATGCGCTCGGTCAGCTCAGCCAAGCAGGATGCATAGGCGGCGAGATCGAGGCTTTCGCGAAGCTTCTGGAACGAATCCTCGATTTCGGCATGCTGCAGCGAGCCGAGCTGACCCGATTTATAATACGAATAATCGCCCAGTGTGAACAGTTGCACCGCAGAGCCGAACTTGCTCTTTACTTTTTTCGCGCCGCGGGCGACGAAGCTCACCTTCCCTTGCTCCTTGGTGAACACCGTCACTATTTTGTTGCCTTCCCCATAGTCAATCCCGCGAATTACGATTCCTTGCAACCTGTGCTGCATAAGGCCGCCTCTCCCTATCCTGAAATAACAAGCTCCGTAATGTCCGGAATTTGTTATGGCAAGCCTCGAAACGAATGTAGCGAAGCTAAACTGAGGGGCTGCTTCATTCGTTGCTATTGCAGCCATTCCTCGTGCAAGGCAGCTGTGTCTTGCTCAAGCTCCGGCTCTTCAGCCTCCGGACCGCCGTTCATTTCTTTATAAAGCAGGTAGGCATCCACATCTCCAGTCATCGAAAAATACTTCCACGAAAAATCTCTCATGGTTCATCCTCCCCTTGGTGACATGACAACATTACCTGTTTATAGGATTAGCATGGTACGAATCGCATCGAAGTATGCTGACAAAAAACTGGTATGCATGATATCCATTAACCTAAGCGAAGCCGCACTGAAACGGGCGAACGAGCCTATTCGTGGCGGAAGCCGAGGTCCTTCAGCACAACGTCCTTGTTGCGCCAATCCTTCTTCACCTTCACCCACAGCTCCAGGAACACTCTCGAGCCGAGCAGCGCCTCGATGTCAGCTCTCGCCTTCTGGCCGACCTCCTTAAGCAGCGCGCCCTTCTTGCCGATGATGATCCCCTTCTGAGAGTCCCGCTCCACGTAAATAACTGCGCCAATATAGACAACGCCGTTATCCTGCACCTTCATATCCTCGATGCCGACCGCGATCGAATGCGGAATCTCCTCACGGGTCAGATGTAGAATCTTCTCGCGAATCAGCTCCGCGCAGACGAATTGCTCAGGATGATCGGTCACTTGATCAGCCGGGTAATACTGGGGACCGTTCGGCAAAAATTTCACGATCTGTGTCATCAGCGTATTGACATTGTTGCCGTTCAACGCCGAGACCGGCACAATCTCCGCGAACGGATACAGCTCCTTGTACGTGACGATAATAGGCAGCAGTGCCTCTGGCTGTACCTGGTCAATTTTGTTCAAGACCAGAATGACCGGAGTTGTCACCTTCTTCAGCTGCTCGATGATGTAACGATCCCCGCCGCCGATCCCTTCGACGACGTCAACGAGGAATAAGATCGCCTCGACCTCCTTGAGCGCACTCTCCGCCGCTTTCATCATATAGTCTCCGAGCTTCGAAGACGATTTATGAATGCCGGGCGTATCGAGGAAGACGATCTGAGAATCATCCGTCGTATACACACCATGTATTTTGTTCCGTGTCGTCTGCGGCTTATCGGACATAATCGCGATCTTCTGTCCAATGACCTGATTCATGAGCGTTGACTTACCGACGTTCGGTCTTCCGATGATCGCAACGAAGCCCGATCGGAAGCTGTTCTGCTTCGTAGTAGATGTAGATGACATATTAACTGTTCGTTCCCCCGTCCAAATCTTGTGATGTGAAAGCTCCGGGCAGCAGCGCCGCCACCGTCGTAACAGCGACGTCTCCCCGAAGATTAGCCATATATACCGGCATATCCGGCGCGCACAGCTCAATGAGCACCTGCCTGCATACGCCGCATGGCGCAATCGGCTGCTCGGTGTCGCCGATAACGGCGATCGCCTTAAAGCTCCCCGCCGCTTCCCCGTCGGCAATGGCGCGGAACAGCGCTGTACGCTCCGCGCAGTTCGTCGGACCGTAAGCTGCATTCTCGACGTTGCAGCCCAGATGCACCCGGCCTGACGCATCCAGCAGTGCACTGCCGACCTTGAAGCGGGAATATGGCGTATACGCGCGCTCACGCGCTAGTTTGGCCTGTTCGATCAGCTTCGCTTGCTCCATAGTCTACATCAGTCCCTTCTGTTCTGAGCGATCCTATGAATGCCTTTACAGCGGATATAAATAAAAAACAAGAACCGTCATCAAGCTGCCGAGCAGCGCTCCGAGAAGCTGCGAGGCGAACGGCCTGCGTCTCTTATCATGAAGCGCGAACGTCAGCAATAATGCGAGGAAGTAGCCAAGCAGCGCCGTGAGCGTGTCATGCGCCCGATATGCGATCAGCGTCGCCACGGCGAATGCAACCGCGCTGAACAAGCTCGGCTTCATCCATGTTCCCTTATCGGTGAAGCGCGTCTGCACGACGATAACGGTCAGAATGATCAGCGACAGCAGCACCCATACGGCGCCTGCAGTCAGGACGCCGCCCTGCAGCGCTTGACCCGTGCGCACCAGCCGATCCAGCGGCTCGTAGAACACGATCATCCCGGTCATAACGGCAAAAGCCGCAGTCACCAGTACCGCGGCTGCAGCGACATCCTTCGCGATTTTGGCCAGCGGATGAATGTCAGGCATTGCGAGGTCTACCGCCTTCTCAATGGCGGTATTCATCAGCTCGGCTACAATGACGAGCGTAACCGCTAGCAGGATGAACAAGACGTCAGCCTTAGACAGCCCGAGCATCAAGGCAAGGACCAGCGCCGCGAACGCCGTGAAGAAGTGAAATCTCATGTTGCGCTGGGTTGCAAGGGCATATTGGACGCCTTCATACGCATAGCGGAAGCTTCGCTGCCACTTGCCCTGCGGAGTCAACGGGTAAGTCCTGCCTGCTGGAGTATGGCTTCCTGCTTCGCAAACATCCGCTTCTCTTCATCCTCATTCTGATGGTCGTATCCGATCAGATGCAGGAAGC
Above is a genomic segment from Paenibacillus sp. YYML68 containing:
- the cdd gene encoding cytidine deaminase — protein: MEQAKLIEQAKLARERAYTPYSRFKVGSALLDASGRVHLGCNVENAAYGPTNCAERTALFRAIADGEAAGSFKAIAVIGDTEQPIAPCGVCRQVLIELCAPDMPVYMANLRGDVAVTTVAALLPGAFTSQDLDGGTNS
- a CDS encoding tRNA (adenine(22)-N(1))-methyltransferase TrmK; this encodes MIQLSKRLEWIAQEVPQGSRLADIGSDHALLPSYLAEQGTIVKGVAGEVNAGPFEAASKQVRFAGLAHVIDVRLGDGLAVIERSEVDVITIAGMGGVLIASILEAGKAKLEGVKRLVLQPNVGEDAVREWLLANGWSLLNERILEEDGKIYEILTAELGSSEEADQLYKPLQLNENVVVSREMLITMGPHLVQQCPEVWVRKWRLELDKLEKVCSQLKLSQMETAREKEARIREQINRIEEVLSACSPKVKPSFN
- a CDS encoding YqzL family protein, producing the protein MRDFSWKYFSMTGDVDAYLLYKEMNGGPEAEEPELEQDTAALHEEWLQ
- a CDS encoding pyruvate, water dikinase regulatory protein, whose amino-acid sequence is MSNSGALKPVVFVASDSAGDTGEAVVRAATVQFEPLEADIRRSPFIKGRADIDILMQAVKLRGGTIVFTLVIPELRDYLIQEAEKNGIPYVDLLGPVIRALEHSFNQEASHRPGMIHRLDEDYFRKVEAIEFAVKYDDGRDFNGVLQADIVLVGVSRTSKTPLSMYLAHKKYKVANVPLVPEIAPPDQLFTVSPKKMIGLRIDPHKLNMIRTERLKTLGLPGNATYANTERILKELAFADTIMSKIGCTVIDVSNKAVEETASMIIDLMRSR
- a CDS encoding YaiI/YqxD family protein; this translates as MFKIMVDADACPVKPEIRQAAALHGVPVLMVASFDHRLQPEEGVQIVQVDRSSQSADLYIANKVSPGDVLVTQDFGLAALALGKRAYAMSNRGQLYQDKSIDFLLERRHEQARLRRGGKYTKGPKPFTEQDRQIFLQSLTKLLSRLQENHTT
- the era gene encoding GTPase Era, which produces MSSTSTTKQNSFRSGFVAIIGRPNVGKSTLMNQVIGQKIAIMSDKPQTTRNKIHGVYTTDDSQIVFLDTPGIHKSSSKLGDYMMKAAESALKEVEAILFLVDVVEGIGGGDRYIIEQLKKVTTPVILVLNKIDQVQPEALLPIIVTYKELYPFAEIVPVSALNGNNVNTLMTQIVKFLPNGPQYYPADQVTDHPEQFVCAELIREKILHLTREEIPHSIAVGIEDMKVQDNGVVYIGAVIYVERDSQKGIIIGKKGALLKEVGQKARADIEALLGSRVFLELWVKVKKDWRNKDVVLKDLGFRHE
- the rpoD gene encoding RNA polymerase sigma factor RpoD, with translation MANDQRTEIETELTLEQVKDQLIEQGKKRSAITYKEIMEKLAPFDQDPEQIDEFFEHLQEMGIDVGNESDEEHEMGPMEHDDFQFDDDLSLPPGIKINDPVRMYLKEIGRVPLLSAEDEVDLAKRIELGDEEAKRRLAEANLRLVVSIAKRYVGRGMLFLDLIQEGNMGLIKAVEKFDHTKGYKFSTYATWWIRQAITRAIADQARTIRIPVHMVETINKLIRVSRQLLQELGREPTPEEIAKEMDLSTDKVREIMKIAQEPVSLETPIGEEDDSHLGDFIEDQEALAPADAAAYELLKEQLEDVLDTLTEREENVLRLRFGLDDGRTRTLEEVGKVFGVTRERIRQIEAKALRKLRHPSRSKRLKDFLE
- a CDS encoding diacylglycerol kinase, which encodes MTPQGKWQRSFRYAYEGVQYALATQRNMRFHFFTAFAALVLALMLGLSKADVLFILLAVTLVIVAELMNTAIEKAVDLAMPDIHPLAKIAKDVAAAAVLVTAAFAVMTGMIVFYEPLDRLVRTGQALQGGVLTAGAVWVLLSLIILTVIVVQTRFTDKGTWMKPSLFSAVAFAVATLIAYRAHDTLTALLGYFLALLLTFALHDKRRRPFASQLLGALLGSLMTVLVFYLYPL
- the recO gene encoding DNA repair protein RecO, with amino-acid sequence MQHRLQGIVIRGIDYGEGNKIVTVFTKEQGKVSFVARGAKKVKSKFGSAVQLFTLGDYSYYKSGQLGSLQHAEIEDSFQKLRESLDLAAYASCLAELTERMFGDHEGHPYMFEQLKGSLAALRDGKDMQIVLHLYEMKMFMQAGYAPELEQCVLCRGHSEAVTFSSNLGGILCESCRLREPEAVRLTPGALKLLRLFQQLDVRRLGQIDVKPETKALLKTMMRTYFDTHIAIKLKSRDFLDQLYKYDL
- the dnaG gene encoding DNA primase, whose product is MSNGRIPQPVVDAVLKAHDIVEVVGKYVHLTKQGHYMKGLCPFHSEKTASFTVTPEKQIYHCYGCQAGGNVIGFVADIEGLSYGQAIRKLAEEASLDVQFGLATDGPETKENKDRTKLLEAYELAEKLYQYILHNTEQGKAAKQYLRNRGLSDKLMEAFGLGYAPQRWDTLVNLLEKKQFPLTLMEQGGLISAKQDGTGYVDKFRDRVIFPIRDWKGQTVAFGGRLMGDGQPKYLNSPESMLFHKSRTLYNMHAARPQIRKTQELALFEGYLDVIRSWDAGVHNGVATMGTALTPEHAEQIRRLAERVVVVYDGDSAGQAAAYKSIPLLENAGCQVRIALLPSGMDPDEYIGKYGSERFVREIMDPAVPSIKYKLLYFRRNYKMQEDGERLRYIQQALRVIAGLASPIEREHYVKELTTEFRYSFDTAMQALNEIRLQAEKKEAQGDNKPNPWNNVRNNGRPRTQSPAIIPAYQFAEKQLLAVMIQDQEVAQYVEKQLGDGFNVEEHAAIAAYLYAYYAQGYEPNASMFIGMLQDDKLESLASSLTLIDNRNGVNEAVIDDYIREIKKYPLVQELEAKREQVKQAERSGDIPTALKLASEIISLEKQLKSS